A genomic stretch from Fusobacterium simiae includes:
- a CDS encoding acyl-CoA dehydrogenase family protein — protein sequence GGTGFTMDHPVERMMRDSKITQIYEGTNEIQKLVISGAILR from the coding sequence AGGTGGAACAGGATTTACAATGGATCATCCAGTAGAAAGAATGATGAGAGATTCAAAGATAACACAAATATATGAAGGAACAAATGAAATTCAAAAATTAGTAATATCTGGTGCTATTTTAAGATAG